In the genome of Cetobacterium ceti, one region contains:
- a CDS encoding YkvA family protein: MVSKIVSLIEKNKKLNLSSKSLKKAFNKAQLFGPLGKDFKIIISLIGDVKNKNYKISKKEMGIFIGIVIYVLNPFDLIPDITPLTGLLDDTAIITWGVKRFQKTLDEYKEWKEKSPLY; encoded by the coding sequence ATGGTAAGTAAAATAGTTTCTTTAATTGAAAAAAATAAAAAATTAAATTTATCATCGAAGTCATTAAAAAAAGCTTTTAATAAAGCTCAATTGTTTGGTCCTTTAGGAAAGGATTTTAAAATAATAATCTCTCTTATTGGTGATGTAAAAAACAAAAATTATAAAATTTCCAAAAAAGAAATGGGAATTTTTATAGGAATTGTTATATATGTATTAAATCCTTTTGATTTAATACCAGATATAACTCCATTGACAGGACTGTTAGATGATACTGCAATAATTACTTGGGGAGTAAAAAGGTTTCAAAAAACCTTAGATGAATATAAAGAATGGAAAGAAAAAAGCCCCCTTTATTAA
- a CDS encoding TolC family protein: MKCKFIFSFILLVLSGCAMIPKIKENKIQDISTIKTQSLENNLVFQRNKWWNIYEDKNLNNLMDVILKNNSDLKIAQLNIEKSNEYISLSKSKEGPTVDLAGNYQRERLNLAQRFPAGGQKIVNLYNLNLKGNYPIDIFGKYSNLNKEAQYKSSAAKMSKNLIQLNLSTKVTQLYGYWKYLNYENENLNEKNIILKEMIAMEKTNVDIGNSTKENLLNLKNIYIQNQILLEKNKLNLELTKNSIYLLGGNNINEEISKILESAKNSSNILMTNLNIPSSISSDIVINRPDVQYYLFLIDAQKSKLKSLKADFYPQISLTGNFGYTSLKYSTLFDSYSVLGSIGPSLYLPIFRSGAIRSNYKIAGTDLNIFIENYNKTVINAFNNINNELAKTKTSSRNLNLTKDAFKNTTEIFKENAKKHNLGYLSNYMYLNTKFDWLNSALQEKQAYLQNYNEQLGLINAVGGSFQSKINVGGNNGN, encoded by the coding sequence ATGAAATGCAAGTTTATATTTTCTTTTATTTTATTGGTTCTATCTGGCTGTGCCATGATTCCAAAAATAAAGGAAAACAAGATTCAAGATATTTCCACTATAAAAACCCAATCTTTAGAAAATAATTTAGTTTTTCAAAGAAATAAGTGGTGGAATATTTATGAAGATAAAAACTTAAATAATTTAATGGATGTAATTTTAAAAAACAATTCCGATTTAAAAATTGCTCAATTAAATATTGAAAAATCCAATGAATACATAAGTTTATCAAAATCTAAAGAGGGCCCTACTGTTGATTTAGCTGGTAATTATCAAAGGGAACGATTAAATTTAGCTCAAAGATTTCCTGCAGGTGGACAAAAAATTGTAAATCTTTATAATCTAAATTTAAAAGGAAATTATCCAATTGATATATTTGGAAAATATTCAAACTTGAATAAAGAAGCTCAGTATAAGAGTTCTGCAGCTAAAATGAGCAAAAATCTTATTCAATTAAATCTTTCTACAAAAGTAACTCAACTTTATGGTTACTGGAAATATTTAAATTATGAAAATGAAAATTTAAATGAAAAAAATATTATTTTAAAAGAAATGATTGCCATGGAAAAAACCAATGTTGATATTGGAAATTCTACAAAGGAAAATCTTTTAAACTTAAAGAATATTTATATTCAAAATCAAATCCTTTTAGAAAAAAATAAATTAAATTTAGAACTTACTAAAAATAGTATTTATTTACTAGGAGGAAATAATATTAATGAAGAAATTTCTAAAATCTTAGAATCTGCTAAAAATTCATCAAATATTTTAATGACAAATTTAAATATTCCAAGTTCTATTTCTTCAGATATTGTTATAAATAGACCAGATGTTCAATATTATTTATTTTTAATTGATGCTCAAAAATCTAAATTAAAATCTTTAAAAGCTGATTTTTATCCTCAAATTTCTTTAACTGGAAATTTTGGTTATACATCTCTTAAGTATTCAACTTTATTTGATTCTTATTCTGTTTTAGGATCAATTGGACCAAGTTTATATTTACCAATTTTTAGATCTGGAGCAATTAGAAGTAATTATAAAATTGCAGGAACTGATTTAAATATTTTTATAGAAAATTATAATAAAACTGTAATTAATGCTTTTAATAATATAAATAATGAACTTGCTAAAACTAAAACTAGTTCTAGAAATTTAAACCTTACAAAGGATGCCTTTAAAAACACAACTGAAATTTTTAAAGAAAATGCTAAAAAACATAACTTGGGATATCTATCAAATTATATGTATTTAAATACTAAGTTTGATTGGCTAAATAGTGCTCTTCAAGAAAAACAAGCTTATCTACAAAATTATAATGAACAATTGGGATTGATAAATGCTGTAGGTGGATCTTTTCAAAGTAAGATAAATGTTGGAGGAAATAATGGAAACTAA
- a CDS encoding HlyD family secretion protein, protein METNNQIKNKKIAKKKIGIFLFLCAILALLYFLYWNFYGKSHIETEDSYVNGNQTTVTSQISGPIKNIYFNNTTVVKRGQLLATIDDTNYKISLALAEANLGKAVKDYYSLQLNLEKSKNDVLVKENNLIKTTADYHRALKAFKNGILSKEKYQTALNLYKNSQIALALSKQNMETAKLTSSSQDIYSHPIVKSAIEKYKNATLNLMRTKIYAPVEGTITKKAVELGQEVQTGQNLVTVINLNNIWVDANFKETQMKNIKIGNEVTLKSDYNGKEYKGVVTGISPGSGSALSLLPAQNATGNWIKIVQRVPVRVEIEKTSLENNGTIPVGTSITTTINTNKNENIEKQAYMNETNFYKINNNTFMDKVNQIIKMNSGK, encoded by the coding sequence ATGGAAACTAATAATCAAATAAAAAACAAAAAAATAGCTAAGAAAAAAATAGGAATATTTTTGTTTCTTTGTGCTATTCTTGCCCTTTTATATTTTTTATATTGGAACTTCTATGGAAAATCACATATAGAAACTGAGGATTCTTATGTTAATGGAAATCAAACTACTGTAACTTCACAAATTTCAGGACCAATAAAAAATATTTATTTTAACAATACTACTGTTGTTAAAAGAGGACAGCTTTTAGCTACAATTGATGATACTAACTATAAAATATCTTTAGCTTTAGCTGAAGCTAATCTAGGAAAAGCTGTAAAAGATTATTATTCTTTACAACTTAATTTAGAAAAATCTAAAAATGATGTTCTTGTAAAAGAAAATAATTTAATAAAAACAACAGCAGATTATCACAGAGCATTAAAAGCTTTTAAAAATGGAATTTTAAGTAAAGAAAAATATCAAACTGCATTAAACCTTTATAAAAATTCTCAAATTGCTTTAGCTTTAAGTAAGCAAAATATGGAAACTGCAAAATTAACAAGTTCGTCTCAAGATATTTATTCTCACCCTATAGTTAAAAGTGCCATTGAAAAATATAAAAATGCAACTTTAAATTTAATGAGGACTAAAATATATGCTCCTGTAGAAGGTACTATTACAAAAAAAGCTGTGGAATTAGGTCAAGAAGTTCAAACAGGACAAAATCTTGTTACTGTTATTAACTTAAATAATATTTGGGTAGATGCAAATTTTAAAGAAACTCAAATGAAAAATATAAAAATAGGAAATGAAGTAACTTTAAAAAGTGATTATAATGGAAAAGAATATAAAGGAGTTGTTACAGGTATATCTCCAGGAAGTGGTAGTGCTCTTTCTTTATTACCAGCACAAAATGCAACTGGAAACTGGATTAAAATAGTTCAAAGAGTCCCTGTAAGAGTTGAAATTGAAAAAACTTCTTTAGAAAATAATGGAACTATTCCTGTAGGAACATCTATAACTACTACAATTAATACAAATAAAAATGAAAATATTGAAAAACAGGCTTATATGAATGAAACTAATTTCTATAAAATAAATAATAATACTTTTATGGATAAAGTAAATCAGATTATAAAAATGAATTCTGGGAAGTGA